From Phragmites australis chromosome 5, lpPhrAust1.1, whole genome shotgun sequence, a single genomic window includes:
- the LOC133918921 gene encoding uncharacterized protein LOC133918921 — protein MSLPEALLGGADLWRPAARGGWATAAALLLLLVSHLAVLLIRRRRGGRIAHAETATASPAPASSGSASGIEGLVTEDDLTQLVSSLGVGSREPEREGWEHVIAKGNDAVSYRAWCDKTPDGPPKYLSITTYEGCSTELLRDFYMDNEYRMEWDSTVTKHEQLQYDENSGVEVGRTIKKFPLLTPREYILSWRVWETNDKTFYCFIKECEHPLAPRQKKFVRVRLLRSGWCIRKIPGRDACQITVLHHEDNGMNIEMAKLAFSKGIWSYICKMNNALRRYPQHRSSSTSILTMQRLMKKFPQDLEAAIDASNGPSQNTAASVVPSTQTSRTSSCKLSGKKSKRQIIASGLLLVGSIVCLSRGRSNLGAQLAMAFFLNKAFKQEKESGSSTSRGRTDVTISRN, from the exons ATGTCGCTGCCGGAGGCCTTGCTCGGTGGCGCCGACCTCTGGCGGCCCGCCGCCCGCGGCGGctgggccaccgccgccgctctcctcctcctgctcgtcTCCCACCTCGCCGTCCTCctcatccgccgccgccgaggcggTCGAATCGCCCACGCAGAGACCGCAACTGCGTCGCCCGCCCCCGCGTCCTCCGGCTCTGCCTCAGG GATAGAGGGACTCGTGACGGAGGACGATCTGACGCAGCTGGTGAGCAGCCTGGGCGTGGGCTCCCGCGAGCCGGAGAGGGAGGGGTGGGAGCACGTCATCGCCAAGGGGAACGACGCCGTCTCCTACAGGGCCTGGTGCGACAAGACCCCG GATGGTCCTCCTAAATATCTAAGTATTACAACATATGAGGGATGCTCAACAGAGCTGTTGAGGGACTTCTACATGGATAATGAGTATAGAATGGAGTGGGATAGCACTGTGACAAAGCATGAGCAGCTGCAGTATGATGAGAACAGTGGGGTAGAGGTAGGGCGAACTATTAAGAAGTTTCCACTTCTGACACCAAGAGAGTACATATTGTCATGGCGAGTCTGGGAAACGAATGACAAGACTTTCTATTGTTTTATCAAG GAATGTGAACATCCTCTTGCGCCACGACAGAAAAAGTTTGTTAGAGTGCGACTTCTAAGATCAGGATGGTGTATTAGGAAAA TCCCTGGCAGGGATGCATGCCAAATCACAGTGCTGCATCATGAGGATAATGGAATGAATATAGAGATGGCAAAGCTAGCCTTTTCCAAGGGCATTTGGAGCTACATCTGTAAAATGAACAATGCTCTACGTCGGTATCCTCAGCACCGTAGCTCGTCTACATCGATTCTGACCATGCAAAGACTTATGAAGAAG TTTCCCCAGGACTTGGAGGCTGCCATAGATGCAAGTAATGGACCTTCCCAGAATACAGCAGCATCTGTTGTTCCTTCTACACAGACTTCCAGAACTTCATCATGCAAGCTATCAGGGAAGAAGTCTAAACGGCAAATTATTGCAAGCGGACTTCTGCTGGTTGGAAGCATCGTTTGTCTATCTCGAGGCCGATCCAACCTCGGGGCTCAGCTTGCGATGGCATTCTTCTTGAACAAAGCCTTCAAGCAAGAGAAAGAATCAGGCTCATCCACATCGAGGGGAAGAACAGATGTGACCATATCCAGGAACTAG
- the LOC133917865 gene encoding uncharacterized protein LOC133917865, with protein MPLGQIELSVTFGMLDNFHTKKLTFDVADFEMAYNVIQGHLMLGKFMAVVHYTYQTLKILGPKGIITVRGDQRAAVKYDKQSLDMIEHLSQAATTFKGADSKRQKYQATVEIKDSKLVSLSDTSKYNNAAKVETNDSADNKRGDGSVEAMSLDLSEPAKTVKGSD; from the exons atgcccctgGGCCAAATCGAGTTGTCGGTTACATTTGGCATGCTTGACAACTTCCATACTAAGAAGCTTACCTTTGATGTTGCGGACTtcgagatggcgtacaatgtgatccaGGGCCACCTAATGCTAGGTAAGTTTATGGCAGTGGTGCACTATACGTATCAGACGCTTAAGATCTTGGGCCCCAAAGGGATCATAACTGTTAGGGGAGATCAACGTGCAGCAGTCAAATACGACAAGCAGAGCCTGGACATGATCGAACACCTCAGTCAAGCGGCAACCACTTTTAAGGGCGCAGATTCCAAGCGTCAAAAGTATCAAGCCACTGTTGAGATTAAAGACTCCAAGCTTGTAAGTCTTTCTGATACTTCCAAGTATAACAATGCTGCCAAGGTTGAGACCAACGACAGCGCCGACAACAAAAGGGGTGATGGTAGCGTCGAGGCAATGTCCCTCGACCTCTCTGAACCAGCCAAgacggttaag GGAAGTgattga